A window of Zingiber officinale cultivar Zhangliang chromosome 5A, Zo_v1.1, whole genome shotgun sequence contains these coding sequences:
- the LOC121982544 gene encoding cinnamoyl-CoA reductase 1-like, with the protein MCDCSSFLATTSLILSRPSNATSSLLTSPSLVSHSLLPFLLLVFWFLECLIKFFANTKLQPLPLYSVMAPAFVHRDRNAVCVMDASSRLGVSLVIRLLQRGYTVHAAGYSRGKHRATLERLSAENRRLRLFDADPFDYHSIVDAVRGCSGLFYAFDPPQEEPYDDLVVDVEVRAAHNAVEACAQVETMERVVFTSSVTAVVWQEHRELAVEFDEREWSEPSFCRKNKLWHAVAKTLAEKTAWALAMDRGVDMISINAGLVMVPELSANSSYLKGAMEMYHAGVLVTVDVDFLVDAHVAVYESAEAYGRYLCFNNVIRRPPDATKLAEMLSPDVVHPPACYELKVEEQHIQNKKLNKVLMDFDPGRQVDEQELNRLTMD; encoded by the exons ATGTGCGATTGCTCTTCCTTTCTGGCAACTACCTCCTTAATTCTCTCACGCCCTTCGAATGCTACTTCTTCCTTACTCACCTCGCCTTCTCTCGTCTCTCACTCtctccttccctttcttcttctcgtcTTTTGGTTTCTTGAATGTTTAATCAAATTCTTTGCCAATACCAAATTACAGCCCTTGCCTCTTTATTCCGTGATGGCGCCGGCCTTTGTCCACCGCGATCGCAACGCGGTCTGCGTCATGGACGCTTCATCCCGCCTCGGCGTCTCCCTCGTCATCAGACTCCTGCAGAGAGGTTACACAGTTCACGCCGCCGGTTACAGCCGTG GCAAACATAGAGCGACCTTGGAGAGGCTATCGGCCGAGAACCGGCGGCTTCGCCTCTTCGATGCCGACCCCTTCGATTACCACAGCATCGTCGACGCCGTCCGCGGCTGCTCAGGGCTCTTCTACGCCTTCGACCCACCTCAGGAAGAGCCGTATGAT GATTTGGTGGTGGACGTGGAGGTGAGAGCTGCACACAACGCGGTGGAAGCATGTGCTCAGGTGGAAACCATGGAGCGGGTGGTTTTCACCTCCTCGGTGACCGCCGTGGTTTGGCAAGAACACCGGGAGCTGGCCGTGGAATTCGACGAGAGAGAATGGAGTGAACCTTCCTTCTGCAGAAAAAACAAA CTTTGGCACGCGGTGGCGAAGACGCTGGCGGAGAAGACAGCCTGGGCGTTGGCGATGGACAGAGGCGTGGACATGATCTCCATCAACGCCGGGCTGGTGATGGTGCCGGAGCTCTCCGCGAACAGCTCTTACTTGAAAGGCGCGATGGAGATGTACCACGCCGGCGTCCTCGTCACGGTGGACGTTGACTTCCTCGTCGACGCCCACGTGGCTGTGTACGAGAGCGCAGAGGCTTACGGGCGCTACCTCTGCTTCAACAATGTGATTCGCCGGCCACCCGACGCCACCAAACTAGCCGAGATGCTCTCCCCTGACGTTGTTCACCCCCCTGCATG CTACGAGTTGAAGGTAGAAGAGCAGCATATCCAGAACAAGAAGCTAAACAAAGTGTTGATGGACTTCGATCCAGGGAGACAAGTGGATGAGCAGGAGCTGAACAGGTTAACGATGGATTAA